GGCGAGATCAAACGAACCGAGCTGTCCGGCCAGCTCAACTGCATCGCCTCTCACGACCTGCCCACCGCCGGCCAAAAGATCGGGAACCCGCAGTTCGAGCGGTTTGAACGAACGCGGCGCCCACTTCTTCACATACGCCATCTGAACGCCGGTCGTTGAGTCGACCCGGTCTGCCGCCAGGATGAGCGACGTCAACAGCACCGGATACATCCACGAATCGCGATAGTCCGACTCAATCACCTCCCGGATCGCATCGACTCGCTCAGCGTTGTGCGGTTGGAAGAAACGGGATTGGTGGCTGAACGTGTCCGTGAAATACCCCGCCGAGCCTTCCAGGCCGTTCAGCCGGTCGAGGGCGTCCACCACCTCGTCAGTGTCGGCGGTGTCGGCATCGATTTCGAGGTAGCACTTGCCAAAGACCTCCGAATACCTCGCCGTATCTACCGCAGTGACGAGCGCGCCCTCTTCTTTGAAGGCGCGCGCCACCCTCGTCGTCCCGGTGAACAGGTCGAGGGCGGTGGCGGCACCCGACCGGACCAGCAGGTCACCGAGCACCGGCACGAGACGCCGCTTGGATCCGAGGTATTTGATCATTCCAGGCAGGCAAAGTACCACGGCCGCACGGGGGGATCCGGCGTTTGACTATTGCCCCCGCACGCTCCAGCATCTCACCATGCCTATCGCCCACCTGAGGAACACAGACATCTTCTACGAAACCTTCGGCGACGCCGCCGACCAACATGTGCTCCTCATCGCCGGTCTCGGGGGGCAGTTGCTGGTCTGGGAAACCGA
The sequence above is drawn from the Acidimicrobiia bacterium genome and encodes:
- a CDS encoding DNA adenine methylase → MIKYLGSKRRLVPVLGDLLVRSGAATALDLFTGTTRVARAFKEEGALVTAVDTARYSEVFGKCYLEIDADTADTDEVVDALDRLNGLEGSAGYFTDTFSHQSRFFQPHNAERVDAIREVIESDYRDSWMYPVLLTSLILAADRVDSTTGVQMAYVKKWAPRSFKPLELRVPDLLAGGGQVVRGDAVELAGQLGSFDLAYLDPPYNQHRYFTNYHIWETLVAWDHPEHYGVACKRLDSREDATKSVFNKKREMPAALGAVIAKIDATLLVLSYNNESWIDFDALVELLQGRGRVLALAFDSKRYVGAQIGIHDPQGQRVGEVSHLRNLEYVLVAGEGRLVDRVVEPFGGYLVPTS